The following are encoded together in the Pelorhabdus rhamnosifermentans genome:
- a CDS encoding bifunctional folylpolyglutamate synthase/dihydrofolate synthase: protein MSYEEALKYLQSLMTFGSQLGLVRIKELLKLMGNPQNSYKTIHVTGTNGKGSTSAMIASMLTASGISTALYTSPHLTRYTERMNINGEEAAPEDFARAIDYTAKFVQQMIEQEFEHPTEFEVVTAAAFYFFAEKNVEVAVIEVGLGGLLDSTNVIIPEVSVITNVTLEHMDRCGNTIEEIACHKAGIIKQGRPVITAAQGPALAVIRQKAAEAGSVLNVYDKDFFSHTSGYDLTGQQLELTDLKHELSVRLPLMGEHQAVNAALAWQAVSCLGKRDERITKQNMRQGLESTKWPGRFEVRRGQPTVIFDGAHNPAGIKVLRQTLNDYLPGRAIVFVLGILRDKAISEMLTTLLTSGDKVIVTLPLSERACPAAQLVTAIEQQKLISAPAYVAEDFSEAFRLACQLAGAEGIVCVTGSLYLIGVVRQCVARQ, encoded by the coding sequence AGACCATTCATGTTACAGGAACGAATGGCAAGGGATCTACTTCAGCCATGATTGCGTCCATGCTCACCGCTTCAGGCATTTCAACGGCTCTTTATACATCACCTCATCTTACACGTTATACAGAGCGGATGAATATTAATGGTGAAGAAGCAGCACCTGAAGATTTTGCCCGTGCTATTGACTACACAGCCAAATTTGTACAACAAATGATTGAACAAGAGTTTGAGCATCCTACGGAATTTGAAGTAGTTACGGCGGCGGCTTTTTACTTTTTCGCTGAAAAGAATGTGGAAGTAGCTGTTATTGAAGTAGGGTTGGGAGGACTCCTTGATTCGACGAATGTGATTATTCCCGAAGTTTCCGTCATTACGAATGTGACGCTTGAACATATGGATCGTTGCGGCAATACGATTGAAGAAATTGCTTGCCACAAGGCCGGAATTATTAAACAGGGGAGGCCGGTGATTACGGCGGCTCAAGGGCCGGCTCTCGCGGTAATTCGTCAAAAAGCAGCAGAGGCAGGTAGTGTGCTGAATGTTTATGACAAGGATTTTTTTAGTCATACTAGTGGTTATGATCTAACAGGTCAACAATTAGAGTTGACGGATTTGAAGCATGAACTTAGCGTACGGCTACCACTCATGGGAGAACATCAAGCAGTCAATGCAGCACTCGCGTGGCAGGCTGTGTCATGTTTGGGAAAGCGGGACGAGCGTATAACAAAGCAGAACATGAGACAAGGCTTGGAAAGTACAAAGTGGCCAGGTAGGTTTGAAGTGCGTAGGGGACAGCCGACTGTCATTTTTGATGGAGCTCATAATCCGGCAGGTATCAAGGTGCTTCGGCAGACGCTGAACGACTATTTACCAGGGCGGGCGATTGTTTTTGTACTGGGCATCTTGCGTGACAAGGCCATTTCTGAAATGTTGACAACCTTGCTTACTTCTGGTGATAAGGTGATTGTTACGTTGCCCCTGTCTGAGCGGGCTTGTCCAGCAGCCCAGTTGGTTACTGCCATTGAACAGCAAAAGCTTATTTCTGCGCCTGCTTACGTTGCTGAAGATTTCTCCGAGGCTTTTCGTTTAGCCTGTCAATTGGCAGGCGCGGAAGGCATTGTCTGCGTGACAGGTTCCCTTTATCTCATTGGCGTAGTACGTCAGTGCGTTGCTAGACAATAG
- a CDS encoding O-antigen ligase family protein, protein MQKASKIQTVFRSIDHYIEYSMIAVAFFLPLSLNGTTFFLLLGTALWLAKMLYYRKVLLRSSPFDKLIGIFVLLSFASVWVSPDKGFSFYNYSHLMGRYVLIYYLVVHNVHSLGQIKRMVMALLGATFLVNFYGYYQYIFGIDISAMEWVDDAQFPDLKIRVFSTLKNPNLLASFLVSMIAIAGGLGFYAPDKKVKTTLLFLVVSCSACLIITYSRGAWISLFAVFAAFGFWHNRKMFWLLLIVPLLILLAHNGVLERVISIANPTDTSSTLRIALWESTWSMISDHPLFGIGWGAYYLVYPNYDFFILNGTKIFHAHNMYLNIAAEIGIPAFCVFMLFLWGHANLALKLCKKSGNPYIVGLMLGAVAAIFGLVVSGLTDYTLFNIQMSMLFWFLNALIVQAWRLSPRHSGRVKELN, encoded by the coding sequence GTGCAAAAAGCCAGCAAAATTCAGACTGTTTTCCGTTCTATAGATCATTATATTGAATACTCGATGATTGCAGTAGCCTTTTTTTTGCCGCTGTCGTTGAATGGGACAACATTCTTTCTGCTGCTAGGTACAGCATTATGGCTGGCGAAAATGTTGTATTATCGGAAGGTACTTCTAAGATCATCCCCTTTCGATAAGCTGATTGGTATATTTGTGCTGCTTTCTTTTGCTTCTGTATGGGTGTCGCCTGATAAAGGTTTTAGCTTTTATAACTATTCTCATTTAATGGGGCGTTATGTACTTATTTATTATCTTGTCGTCCATAACGTTCATTCTTTAGGACAAATCAAGCGCATGGTTATGGCTTTATTAGGTGCCACTTTTCTTGTGAATTTTTACGGGTATTATCAATATATTTTTGGAATTGATATTTCTGCTATGGAATGGGTCGATGATGCTCAATTTCCGGATTTAAAAATTCGCGTTTTTTCTACATTAAAAAACCCCAATTTGTTGGCATCTTTTTTGGTGAGCATGATCGCCATTGCAGGAGGACTCGGATTTTATGCTCCAGATAAAAAGGTGAAAACCACTTTATTGTTCCTGGTAGTTTCGTGTTCAGCCTGTCTGATTATTACCTATTCACGCGGGGCTTGGATTAGTTTGTTTGCTGTTTTTGCCGCGTTTGGTTTTTGGCATAATCGAAAAATGTTTTGGCTACTGCTGATTGTGCCACTCCTTATACTTTTGGCGCATAACGGTGTGCTGGAGCGTGTGATATCTATTGCAAATCCGACAGATACGTCTTCAACACTTCGCATAGCTTTATGGGAAAGCACATGGTCCATGATTTCGGATCATCCCTTATTTGGTATTGGCTGGGGGGCTTATTATCTCGTATATCCCAATTATGATTTCTTTATTTTAAACGGTACGAAGATATTCCATGCTCATAATATGTATTTAAATATTGCGGCCGAAATTGGCATTCCTGCTTTTTGTGTCTTTATGCTCTTTTTATGGGGACACGCGAATTTGGCCTTGAAATTGTGTAAAAAAAGCGGCAATCCTTATATTGTGGGGTTAATGCTGGGGGCAGTTGCGGCTATTTTTGGTCTTGTTGTGAGTGGTTTAACGGATTATACCTTGTTTAATATTCAAATGTCCATGCTGTTTTGGTTCCTCAATGCCTTGATTGTTCAAGCGTGGCGTTTAAGTCCGCGGCATTCAGGGCGAGTAAAAGAATTAAACTAA
- a CDS encoding redox-sensing transcriptional repressor Rex — MKNQVIISKATIDRLPLYFRTLKFIQQEGIEIISSEELGKRIGVTPEQIRKDLASFGQFGKKGVGYYVRELIGNISEILGLHRSWNMSIVGLGHLGWALANYPNFSSLGFNMKAIFDVDLSKIGLNIKGIEVSHIRKMPEIIAEHNIHIAIITVPAEQAQDVADQLVAANIKGIWNFAPVKIKVPRHILLASEDLSVGLSSLSYHLTRAFPDSK, encoded by the coding sequence TTGAAAAATCAGGTCATTATATCGAAAGCAACGATTGATCGTTTGCCTCTTTATTTTCGTACTTTAAAATTTATTCAGCAGGAAGGAATTGAAATTATTTCTTCAGAAGAACTTGGTAAACGTATTGGGGTGACGCCTGAACAAATTCGTAAAGATCTGGCATCGTTCGGCCAGTTTGGGAAGAAAGGCGTTGGTTATTATGTACGTGAGCTGATTGGTAATATCAGTGAAATATTAGGATTACACCGCAGTTGGAACATGTCTATTGTCGGGCTTGGTCATCTCGGCTGGGCTTTAGCGAATTATCCGAACTTTAGTTCACTTGGTTTTAATATGAAGGCGATTTTTGATGTGGATTTAAGCAAAATTGGTCTCAATATTAAGGGAATTGAAGTAAGTCATATCCGGAAAATGCCCGAAATTATTGCGGAACACAATATTCATATTGCTATCATTACTGTTCCGGCTGAACAGGCTCAAGATGTGGCGGATCAGTTAGTTGCAGCCAATATTAAAGGAATTTGGAATTTTGCACCTGTAAAAATTAAGGTTCCTCGTCATATATTGCTTGCTTCAGAAGATTTATCTGTAGGGCTTAGCAGTTTATCTTATCATTTAACAAGAGCATTTCCTGACTCCAAATAA
- a CDS encoding acetyl-CoA hydrolase/transferase family protein, whose translation MIDIKGRIHNPKLYSKIVSAEEAAALIKPGMNIGTSGFTPAGYPKAVPLALAERIKKEHFQINLWTGASVGPELDGALANVDGIARRMPYQTSGDLRKSINAGKINYIDQHLSHMAQMVRYGFFKGKVDIAIVEALGITEEGNIIPTTSMGNSASFVKDADMVIVEVNTAQSLELEGMHDCYIPLDPPYRKAIPIEKPNDRIGTAYIPCGLDKITCIVPCDKPDTARPLGAIDDDARAMSAHLIEFLNEEIKQGRMPKNLLPLQSGVGSVANAVISGLVNSPFEHLSVYTEVIQDGMLDLFDANKLDFASGTSLTLSPDGQKRFFDNIGKYRDKIILRPTEISNNPEIARRLGVIAMNTAIEFDIYGHVNSTHIMGSKLMNGIGGSGDYARNGYLTIFFSSSVAKNGAISSIVPMCSHIDHTEHDVDLFVTERGVADVRGLSPKERARVIINNCAHPDYKPMLLDYLERAEKATKFAQSPHILSEALSWHSRFLETGTMKK comes from the coding sequence ATGATTGATATTAAGGGTCGCATTCATAATCCGAAGCTTTATTCTAAGATTGTAAGTGCTGAAGAAGCCGCTGCTCTCATTAAGCCTGGCATGAATATTGGTACAAGTGGATTTACTCCGGCTGGTTATCCAAAAGCTGTGCCGCTGGCGCTTGCTGAGCGGATCAAGAAGGAACATTTTCAGATTAATTTGTGGACAGGCGCTTCTGTTGGTCCAGAACTTGATGGCGCATTAGCTAATGTTGATGGCATAGCTAGACGCATGCCATATCAAACTAGTGGTGACTTAAGAAAAAGCATTAATGCTGGTAAAATAAATTACATCGATCAGCATTTGAGTCATATGGCTCAAATGGTTCGGTATGGTTTCTTTAAAGGGAAAGTCGATATAGCGATTGTTGAAGCTTTAGGCATTACGGAAGAAGGAAACATTATTCCGACAACTTCCATGGGTAATTCAGCATCTTTTGTAAAAGACGCTGACATGGTTATTGTTGAAGTGAATACAGCTCAGTCACTCGAATTAGAAGGTATGCATGATTGCTATATTCCGCTTGATCCACCTTATCGTAAAGCTATTCCAATTGAAAAACCGAACGATCGGATTGGTACGGCTTATATTCCTTGCGGACTGGATAAGATTACTTGTATCGTTCCTTGTGATAAACCAGATACAGCACGCCCGTTAGGTGCGATTGATGATGATGCGAGAGCTATGAGTGCTCATTTGATTGAGTTTTTGAATGAGGAAATTAAACAGGGACGTATGCCGAAAAACTTACTGCCGCTCCAATCTGGTGTCGGTTCTGTAGCAAATGCCGTTATTTCCGGTTTGGTGAATTCGCCTTTTGAACACCTTTCAGTGTATACAGAAGTTATTCAAGACGGTATGCTTGATTTATTTGATGCCAATAAACTTGATTTTGCTTCAGGTACTTCTTTAACACTTTCGCCTGATGGACAAAAACGTTTCTTCGATAATATTGGTAAATATCGCGACAAAATTATATTGAGACCTACTGAAATTTCCAATAATCCGGAAATTGCTCGCCGCTTAGGTGTTATTGCTATGAATACGGCAATTGAATTTGATATTTATGGGCATGTTAATTCCACACATATTATGGGCTCAAAACTGATGAATGGTATTGGCGGATCAGGCGATTATGCTCGTAATGGTTATCTGACAATTTTCTTCAGCAGTTCTGTGGCTAAAAATGGTGCGATTTCTTCTATTGTACCTATGTGTTCACATATTGATCACACGGAACATGATGTTGACCTGTTTGTTACTGAACGTGGTGTAGCAGATGTTCGTGGTTTGTCACCAAAAGAAAGGGCACGCGTTATTATTAATAATTGTGCTCATCCTGATTACAAACCGATGCTTCTCGATTACCTAGAAAGAGCTGAAAAAGCGACAAAATTTGCTCAGTCGCCTCATATTTTGAGTGAAGCCCTTTCTTGGCATAGCCGGTTCCTTGAAACTGGCACTATGAAGAAATAA
- a CDS encoding acyl-CoA mutase large subunit family protein, translating to MSNDTLKEKLAAYQAKVDKAIAKFPERKNLMAERLCTPLDIEGFDYEKELGFPSEYPYTRGVQPTMYRGRFWTMRMYAGFATAEESNKRYRYLIESGATGLSCAFDLPTQIGYDSDDEVATGEVGKVGVAIDSLADMEILFDQIDLGKVSTSMTINAPASVLLAMYIAVGEKQGVSADKLKGTIQNDILKEYAARGTYIFPPKPSMRLITNVFEYCSKNVPSWNTISISGYHIREAGSTAAQEIAFTIADGIAYVEAALKAGLDVDAFAGRLSFFWNAHNNFFEEVAKYRASRRIWAKIMKDRFKAQKAKSMMLRFHTQTAGSMLTAQQPMNNIVRVALQTAAAVMGGTQSLHTNSKDEALALPTEESVQVALRTQQIVAYESGIADTIDPLGGSYYVESLTNKIEAEAMEYIKKIDEMGGAVVAIEKGYIQREIQDSAYKWQMDVEKNNRIIVGVNKFQVEEKPVEGLLRVDASVGELQKKKLADLRAKRDNKAVQESLAALEAGCKDEHVNLMPLIIAAVHTYATLGEICGVMRKVFGEYESHVNL from the coding sequence ATGTCTAATGACACTTTGAAAGAAAAGCTTGCCGCTTATCAAGCAAAAGTTGATAAAGCGATAGCAAAATTCCCAGAACGCAAAAACCTCATGGCAGAACGTCTGTGCACTCCACTTGATATTGAGGGCTTTGACTATGAAAAAGAACTTGGATTTCCTTCGGAATATCCCTATACTCGCGGGGTACAGCCGACCATGTACCGCGGTCGTTTCTGGACGATGCGTATGTATGCTGGTTTTGCTACAGCTGAAGAATCAAACAAACGTTATCGCTATTTAATCGAGTCTGGTGCAACCGGTCTTTCCTGCGCATTTGACCTTCCAACTCAAATCGGTTATGATTCTGATGACGAAGTTGCTACAGGTGAAGTAGGTAAGGTGGGTGTTGCAATCGACTCCCTAGCTGATATGGAAATTCTGTTTGATCAGATTGATCTTGGTAAAGTATCTACTTCCATGACAATCAATGCGCCAGCATCTGTTTTACTTGCTATGTATATTGCAGTAGGTGAAAAACAGGGTGTGTCTGCTGATAAATTAAAGGGTACGATTCAAAATGATATTTTGAAAGAGTATGCTGCTCGCGGAACTTACATTTTCCCGCCAAAACCTTCTATGCGCTTAATCACGAACGTATTTGAATATTGTTCGAAAAATGTACCTTCGTGGAATACTATTTCAATCTCTGGTTATCATATTCGCGAGGCGGGTTCAACGGCTGCACAAGAAATCGCTTTTACGATTGCAGATGGTATTGCCTATGTTGAAGCCGCTTTAAAGGCTGGCCTTGATGTTGATGCTTTTGCCGGACGTCTTTCCTTCTTCTGGAATGCACATAATAACTTCTTTGAAGAAGTGGCTAAATATCGTGCGTCTCGCCGCATTTGGGCAAAAATTATGAAAGATCGTTTCAAAGCGCAAAAAGCAAAATCCATGATGCTCCGTTTCCATACGCAAACAGCAGGTTCTATGCTGACAGCACAACAACCGATGAATAATATCGTTCGTGTTGCTCTACAGACAGCTGCAGCTGTTATGGGTGGTACGCAATCACTTCATACGAATTCCAAAGACGAAGCATTGGCTTTGCCAACAGAAGAATCTGTTCAGGTAGCTCTTCGTACGCAGCAAATTGTAGCTTATGAAAGCGGTATTGCTGATACAATTGATCCACTTGGCGGTTCTTACTATGTGGAATCACTTACAAATAAAATTGAAGCCGAAGCCATGGAATACATCAAGAAAATTGATGAAATGGGCGGCGCTGTTGTTGCTATTGAAAAAGGCTATATTCAGAGAGAAATTCAGGATAGTGCTTACAAATGGCAAATGGATGTTGAGAAAAACAACCGCATTATTGTCGGCGTAAACAAATTCCAAGTGGAAGAAAAGCCTGTTGAAGGTCTGCTGCGTGTAGATGCTTCCGTTGGCGAACTTCAGAAGAAAAAATTGGCTGATTTGAGAGCAAAACGTGATAATAAAGCTGTTCAAGAGAGTCTCGCTGCTCTTGAAGCAGGCTGCAAAGATGAACATGTTAATTTGATGCCGCTTATTATTGCTGCAGTTCATACTTATGCAACGCTTGGCGAAATTTGTGGTGTAATGCGTAAAGTATTCGGCGAATATGAATCGCATGTAAACTTGTAA
- a CDS encoding cobalamin B12-binding domain-containing protein, with amino-acid sequence MEKRIRVLVAKPGLDGHDRGAKVVARALRDAGFEVIYTGLRQTPEQIAEAALQEDVNVVALSLLSGAHNHLFPKVIGLLKGKGMSDVLVIGGGVIPDSDIPGLKEAGVAEVFTPGTTTAKIVEFITANVK; translated from the coding sequence ATGGAAAAACGTATAAGAGTATTAGTAGCTAAACCTGGTCTTGATGGTCATGATCGTGGTGCTAAAGTTGTAGCCCGCGCTCTTCGCGACGCCGGCTTTGAGGTTATTTACACAGGTCTTCGTCAAACGCCTGAACAAATTGCTGAAGCAGCATTGCAAGAGGACGTAAATGTCGTTGCATTGAGCTTGCTTTCAGGCGCACATAATCATTTATTCCCCAAAGTTATCGGTTTATTAAAAGGTAAAGGAATGTCTGACGTTCTTGTTATCGGCGGCGGCGTAATTCCTGATTCGGATATTCCAGGTTTAAAAGAAGCTGGTGTAGCTGAAGTCTTTACACCAGGTACAACAACTGCGAAAATTGTAGAATTTATTACGGCTAACGTAAAATAA
- the meaB gene encoding methylmalonyl Co-A mutase-associated GTPase MeaB, translated as MDIATELLAGSRLALSRAITAVENEYDDAVEIMKKIYSHTGKAQVIGITGPPGAGKSTLTDKLVKEYRRQGKTVGIIAIDPTSPFTGGAILGDRIRMNDLTTDEGVFIRSMGTRGSLGGLSRKTAEAVKIMDAFGKDIIFVETVGVGQSEIDIVKMADTTCVILVPGLGDDIQAIKAGILEIGDAFVINKADREGVERLNIELEMMLELDQDKGEWRPPVKRTVAQENTGITELIAVLDDHYHYLVESGQLAARRKKRTKDELVTMIHDDIGRYVSKKIIAGKEFEEILSHVEKREKDPYTVVSEIITSVLK; from the coding sequence GTGGACATAGCAACTGAATTATTGGCAGGATCGCGCCTGGCATTATCCAGAGCGATTACAGCTGTCGAAAATGAATATGACGATGCCGTAGAGATTATGAAAAAAATCTACAGCCATACAGGAAAAGCACAGGTTATTGGTATCACAGGTCCTCCTGGTGCTGGAAAAAGTACGTTGACAGATAAACTTGTCAAAGAATATCGCAGGCAAGGTAAAACAGTGGGAATTATTGCGATTGATCCCACAAGTCCCTTTACTGGTGGCGCTATCTTGGGTGATCGTATTCGAATGAATGACCTCACGACAGATGAGGGGGTATTTATTCGCAGTATGGGAACACGGGGAAGTCTAGGCGGTTTATCACGCAAAACAGCGGAAGCTGTCAAGATTATGGATGCTTTTGGTAAAGATATTATTTTTGTTGAAACAGTGGGTGTAGGCCAATCGGAAATTGATATTGTCAAGATGGCTGACACCACTTGTGTAATCCTTGTTCCGGGATTGGGCGATGATATTCAAGCGATTAAAGCGGGGATTCTTGAAATTGGTGATGCTTTTGTCATTAATAAAGCGGACCGTGAAGGTGTTGAACGACTCAATATTGAACTTGAAATGATGCTTGAATTGGATCAGGACAAGGGTGAGTGGCGTCCCCCTGTAAAGCGGACAGTTGCCCAAGAAAATACGGGCATTACGGAACTTATTGCTGTATTAGATGACCATTATCACTATTTGGTAGAGTCGGGACAACTTGCGGCGCGTCGTAAAAAACGCACGAAAGATGAACTAGTTACCATGATTCATGATGACATTGGGCGTTATGTGTCGAAAAAAATTATAGCAGGCAAAGAATTCGAAGAAATTTTGTCTCATGTTGAGAAAAGAGAAAAAGATCCTTATACAGTTGTTAGTGAAATTATTACCAGTGTTTTAAAATAA
- the mce gene encoding methylmalonyl-CoA epimerase yields the protein MFDVLKVDHIGIAVKDLAEAKKFYTEMLGIKAMGEEVVEQQKVKVCFIPCGDSELELLESTSPDGPIAKFIEKNGQGIQHLALRVDNIEATLADLKEKGVRLIDEKPRYGAGGASIAFVHPKATGGILLELSQRK from the coding sequence ATGTTTGACGTGTTAAAAGTAGACCATATTGGTATTGCTGTAAAAGACTTAGCCGAAGCTAAAAAATTCTATACGGAAATGCTCGGTATTAAGGCTATGGGCGAAGAAGTCGTTGAACAGCAAAAAGTAAAAGTATGCTTTATTCCTTGCGGAGACAGCGAACTTGAATTACTTGAATCAACTTCACCAGATGGTCCGATTGCTAAATTTATTGAGAAAAATGGACAAGGCATTCAACATCTTGCACTGCGTGTTGACAATATCGAAGCAACTCTTGCTGATCTTAAGGAAAAAGGTGTTCGTCTCATTGATGAAAAACCTCGTTATGGTGCAGGTGGAGCAAGTATTGCTTTTGTACATCCAAAAGCAACAGGTGGTATCTTGTTAGAATTATCTCAGCGCAAATAA
- the mmdA gene encoding methylmalonyl-CoA decarboxylase subunit alpha — protein sequence MATVQEKLQDLKERREKVIAGGGQKAIDKQHAKGKLTSRERIDLLLDPGSFVELDQFVTHRCTNFGMEKKESPGEGVTTGYGTVDGRLIYVYAQDFTVIGGALGEMHAAKIAKVQQMALKMGAPIVGLADSGGARIQEAVDALSGYGKIFFNNTMASGVIPQISVIMGPSAGGAVYSPALTDFIFMVKNTSQMFLTGPAVIKSVTAEEVTAEALGGAITHNQTSGVSQFAAENDEDALKQVRYLLSFLPSNNLEDAPIVDTGDDAARTDEGLNTLMPDNPNQPYDMYDVIKSIVDNGEYFDVASYFGKNMITCFARIDGQSVGIIANQPAVMAGCLDINASDKAARFVRTCDAYNIPLLTLVDVPGFLPGTQQEYGGVIRHGAKMLYAYSEATVPKITVITRKAYGGSYLAMCSKDLGADQVFAWPSAEIAVMGPAGAANIIFRGHDNIKEETAEYIKDFANPYKAAERGFVDIVIEPSQTRPQVVNALNMLATKRESRPAKKHGNIPL from the coding sequence ATGGCTACTGTTCAAGAAAAACTGCAAGATCTTAAAGAACGTCGCGAAAAAGTAATCGCAGGTGGCGGCCAGAAAGCAATAGACAAGCAACATGCGAAGGGAAAATTGACTTCGCGTGAAAGAATTGATTTATTGCTTGATCCAGGTTCTTTTGTTGAATTAGATCAATTTGTTACGCATCGCTGCACAAATTTTGGTATGGAGAAAAAAGAGTCACCAGGTGAAGGTGTTACAACCGGTTATGGTACTGTTGATGGGCGGCTTATTTATGTATATGCCCAGGACTTTACGGTTATAGGCGGTGCACTTGGTGAAATGCATGCAGCTAAAATTGCCAAGGTTCAGCAAATGGCGTTAAAAATGGGTGCGCCGATTGTTGGTTTGGCTGATTCCGGCGGAGCGAGAATTCAAGAAGCTGTTGATGCCTTATCAGGCTATGGAAAAATTTTCTTTAATAATACCATGGCATCTGGTGTCATTCCGCAGATCTCTGTTATTATGGGACCAAGCGCAGGTGGCGCTGTTTACTCTCCAGCGTTAACTGACTTTATCTTTATGGTGAAAAACACCAGCCAAATGTTCCTTACCGGTCCGGCGGTTATTAAATCAGTTACAGCGGAAGAAGTGACAGCTGAAGCTTTGGGCGGAGCCATCACTCATAACCAGACCTCTGGTGTATCCCAGTTTGCTGCCGAAAATGATGAAGATGCGCTGAAGCAGGTTCGTTACCTCTTAAGTTTCCTTCCTAGCAACAACCTGGAAGATGCTCCCATTGTTGATACGGGTGATGATGCGGCACGTACGGATGAAGGGCTAAACACTTTAATGCCTGATAATCCAAATCAACCGTATGACATGTATGATGTGATTAAGTCTATCGTCGATAATGGCGAATACTTTGATGTTGCATCGTATTTTGGTAAAAATATGATTACCTGTTTTGCCCGGATTGATGGACAAAGTGTTGGTATTATTGCTAATCAACCAGCAGTAATGGCCGGTTGCTTGGACATTAATGCGTCTGATAAAGCAGCCCGTTTCGTTCGGACTTGCGATGCTTATAACATCCCTCTGTTAACGCTCGTAGATGTTCCTGGCTTCTTACCTGGTACGCAGCAAGAATACGGCGGAGTTATTCGTCATGGTGCGAAAATGCTTTATGCTTATTCCGAAGCAACAGTACCTAAAATTACCGTAATTACACGTAAAGCTTACGGTGGTTCTTATCTTGCCATGTGCTCGAAAGATCTGGGTGCTGACCAAGTATTTGCTTGGCCTTCAGCTGAAATCGCCGTTATGGGACCTGCTGGCGCTGCAAATATTATTTTCCGCGGTCATGATAATATTAAAGAAGAGACTGCAGAATATATTAAAGACTTTGCCAACCCTTATAAAGCAGCAGAACGTGGTTTTGTGGATATTGTTATCGAACCTAGCCAAACGCGGCCACAGGTTGTTAATGCCTTAAATATGCTGGCAACAAAGAGAGAATCTCGTCCTGCCAAAAAGCATGGCAATATTCCTTTATAA